Below is a genomic region from Drosophila albomicans strain 15112-1751.03 chromosome 2R, ASM965048v2, whole genome shotgun sequence.
TCTATAAGGTAAATTGTTATCATTTGCTTCATTTTACTGcttgttgttcgtgttgttgtatttctttttattaattttatattattttaatttgtgttttctCAATATCAAGAGCTCTAAAAGGATTGCAAAACTttatttgaatacaatttgaaatatgaaattaaaaaacaacatgCCGCTATAAGGGGATTATCCATATACATTTACATGATGCTCAGAGCATCATTAGCATTACCATTATCGTTATCAATTATCAATATCATAATCATTATCGTTCCACAATTATGGTTAGCATAGTCATCATCTCAACACAAAGTGCCAAAGTGGAGGGTCTTAGCAAAAGGAACAGCAATTTGAAAACGAATTAGAACGATCGATTGTAAGAATACGCTTAAAAACTATTAactaaataatgaaatgcccTGGCCTAGACGCATGGGTGTGTGGGTATTTTTTGAGTGTATGTGTCGGTGTTAATATTTTAGCGTGTGGCAAATGGCAGTTATGAGGTGTTTAATCTAAATACTAAGCATACACAATGGTCATTTTGTCATGGTCGGGGAGAGTGGCGATTGCAGTAAGATATTGCATTGATTATCActcattgaaatgaaaagattACACGATCTGGGGATGGATTGAATTGGTCACAGGGTAGAGATTTTAAggatgtacatacatatatatggtatttatatagttatacagttttatttatttctactTTGATAGACATATCATAGAtccaatttaattcaattgcatGCTAACAActaacattaaattttaattttaattagaaattttgGCTTCGTATCGTTGGTGTTCTTCAACTTTTAGCCAATTGTATTATTAACCGAATATTAGGTAGCTTGTGCGAATAATCAATCATCATATTACATATTAAGATTTGCAGCTTACTCACTGGTAGCCTGCTAATTAAAATAGCTGAacatataattatatgtatgtatatatttgtgtatttgcaaTCAATGCTTGATTCTAATTCTGTTGTGTTGATCTCGGCATTATCGTCTATGAATTTACGAATATGTGtgagctataattttgttgatagcaatttaaaatgaaactatTTCACGCAGTAAATTTGCCAActagttttataaatttttttattattattcttaataacttttctttctgctgctatttgaattataacattgaattctttttgtgttattaatattattgttagcTTATAAGAGGCTTTTTAGGTGATATATCTATTGATGTCGGTTGAAGTAGTTTGCTGCTTCAGTGGGTTGGTAGATGTTCTTGTTGCTGATGCTTCTTGTCGCGTGTCTACGATTAAAACATTTCgccgaaaatataaaatgcccTGTTTTACgggtctctctgtgtgtgtatgtttgtgtgcaaGGGTATGCGGTATATGtggactgtctgtctgtgtgtgtgtgttaggcGATATTACAATTTCATAGCATTAtaactattataaatatatctgatattatttaatttaaacttgtttatattattgcatgttgttgtttttcgccGCAAGTTATCGCTGCTACAACTGCctctgccgttgttgttgtagacgctcctgctgctgcttctgctgttgttgttgctgctgctgctaatattattgttgttgctgttgttgttgctgttgatgttaaCTGTGTGGGCGCATGGCTAATCGATGAAACTTTGCTCCACACAGGCTTTCACACGCTTCTCATACTCACGGCGATTCTCTTTATAAAGCTGGGCGGCTGTTGAGTTGGCCGGTGAGTTGGGATTGGGATCGCTCAGCAGTGACTATAAATAAGATGTATAAGAGTAAATTTCAGCATTTCAAGACATAATTCTTATCAAAATAGAAATGCTCACCTGTATGGATGTTAATATTGCTGACACATCGTATGTGGGACTCCAGCGATTTTGCAATATATCCAAGCATATGCCACCATCTGCATAAACGTTTGGATGAAATACTTTCGATACGAATCGAACTGTTGGCGGTTTATTTGGGTATTCTTCCGTAAATTCTATGGTTAACTTAAAGGTACCATCTTCGAATGGAGTATCGTGTGGACCAAAAATCACAGCATTCCATAtcataatattattatctGTTGGTGCACCCGAAACACCCGTTGGTGGGTCCTCCTGAAGTCTGCAAATAAGAATCACAATCACAGACTGTCacattgttgttcttgcccTAAGTTTCTTAATAGTATCAGCTCGAGTATTATATCTTCACATCCATGAAAATCAGTAGATTGTTCTCCTCACATTCTTAATACTTCTTAAAACAATGCCTTGTGAAACGGTAAACAATTTAAGAGgcaaatatatactataaacatATCTGCATGTATGACCAACCAATCATGAGTGTCTTTGTCTATATACAATgatttatacatacatgtatgtaaatatgtgactatatatgtatgtatattttgacgTTGTCATGTTTATAAGATATTTCCTCTTCgcagtagttgttgttgcattcaacagctgtttttgtgtattttgagTTCATTAAGCCACGCGCGTCACCACATGTCTACTTATTACAAATCAATGTTTTTAgaatataacttttttattttatgcagaCAAAGGTTAAAGCATTTTTGTTCATCTGGAGCTTATTACGATTTTTATCCCAAATCCCTTCTATTAGTTTTAAGCTCCCAGGAACCTTACTCAAATGTAGGTCAAGCAGACATGCATACACAAAAatgagcgtgtgtgtgagtgtgcaacaactacaagaaACTGAACCCACAAGAAGCGATGCCCAACAACCAAGGAGACTAACCAACAACCAACCGCACCCTTCAGTCGGCTAAATCAATACAAATGACAAAgcttaaaatgaaatcatcgattaaacagcagcagcaacaacaataacatacgcaataaaaaagcaaaacaaaacactagACGGTAAATGgtgataaacaaaacaatttctgCGGCatagattgttgttgttgcgggtGGGTGGATAACTGGTGAGTTTTGCTGATTCAAAGTCCTGCTGCCTTGAAGCAGCCTTGACATTTACTGGACCTGCTGCTCGTGGTGAACGCAACGCAACTTCGTAATGCTCTCATAGCgtgcatttagtattttgtacaatCAAATTGGTTCATCATTTGTCAGGAAGTGCAGAAGTCGAGCAAACTAACAAAGTCGAATGGTGAAAAATATCCCACACATCGTTGAATGAAATTCCAATAAGaaggcgctgctgctgcgctgcttgcGTTGCTGCTTTGGGGCAGAGAGTATGAGTCAACAAGGTTAAGTGAGCGCTGTCAAATGACGGAAGATGGTGAAACAGAGATGTGAGGCGTGTACGGGAGCCAGGATGAGGAGGATGACTCTTTGCAGCTGTTTGGGAGAACTATTAGTCTatctacatatttatttgtctaTAGTTTGGCTCTCTGTGTTCTGCTTTCTGCTCTggttggcttttgttgttgttgatgttatgTCTGCGACGCAATAGCACAAATGGTGAAAAAGAATTTTCGTACATTACGCTTTGTATTTTGCCTCTGTTCTTCTTTGCACAGATTTAGTTTACATGttcgctttatttttttttgcgttttctgtgtgtgtgtttgcgttaTGCTTCAGCCTCAAAGTCAAGTGTCAAAGACGCAGCGCAGCATAGGtaacacaatttgttgttgttgcgattgcgactgctattgctattggtttgccattgttattgttgttgtagtatcACAAAGTAAAAGAGCAGCGAAAAAAGCAACGTacaagctcacacacacacacaattcatACACAGgtcacatacacatatgcacatTTGTATTTTGGCTGCGCAAACTTTTCCACAGgcatatgcacatacatacatacatccacACTTTAtcatgtatgtatgcgtgtacATACGTAGTCGCCCCGTTTCCCCATTTCACACCACGACGACTGACAGTGTACTTTTCTTACCTTTTAAAATCTCTCATAAGACGTCTGCGTGCGGGTGTTGACATGTTCTACAACGTTACTACCACTTGTGTTTAATGTAAATAAGAACGTTTTAACAATGCGATTTTTTATAAACAGAGACagtgaaattttgtaattttatttttaattgaggGCACAGACTGAGCAGCAAGCAGCGTGACCGCAagttgatttttaaaatatactattttgcttcgcaaaaaataccgaaataaaTGGCTTTTGTGATCACCCGCTATGGTTACATTCTTTTGTTTCGccaattcaattaaagattGACACATGAGACGAGATTAATAAGTGGccgtaatttaattataaaaaattccAAAGGAATTGTTTTCAccagattttggtatattagcgccaaaaatatttaattctacGCACTGTAATAAATATGTcaacaatacaatattttgttgaacatttttttcGATTCAAGATAATCGGTCTCCAGTCATTGTTACAGTgcgcaaaataatattttccaAAATCCTAATTATTCGAATGGGTAATGCAAGGTTTGCATTAATTTGTCAAATAcaagtttaataatattaatgtaattttacTGATATATTTTCCtacaatattgaaatttgtatcTCAATTCAAATATTGGAGTATTTTTCAAACTAAGAATTTGTGACTTATTTCTccttaattaataataaacgaGCTAGATTTAGCGGGAAACTATTTGACAACACTGgtatctataattttttttaaatctttatttcgttcattttttcgacatttttggcatattggaaatagtattttttttaaatctagaAGCGGTCACTTTGTTTGGTACATAAAAAGATGTTGAAATTGTGTTGTTTTTACACTTAATGATTAAACGAAAAGGCGAGAAAATTTCACAGGCTGAATAATAAATGATCACTACAATGGGAGTATTTtgattactttaatttatttatgaattaaatttacactaaaatattgaatttaattgtatcACAAGCATTAGCATTCGACTCCAAGCACGCTTCGCAATTAAACGGGAAACAATTCATTATAAGTAAAGTTCTCAAGGATTTTGGTGGCAATTGCCAGGAATTTAACCTCTAGAGCACGAGCAATGGGCGCTATCACTTCATTGGTGAATAATTCGAAAGTTTTCATTGATGGTTTGGTTAATAACATCACCAAGCACTTTGTCGCCGTTAAAGAGGTTGTCCAGAC
It encodes:
- the LOC117573474 gene encoding ubiquitin-conjugating enzyme E2-17 kDa, with protein sequence MSTPARRRLMRDFKRLQEDPPTGVSGAPTDNNIMIWNAVIFGPHDTPFEDGTFKLTIEFTEEYPNKPPTVRFVSKVFHPNVYADGGICLDILQNRWSPTYDVSAILTSIQSLLSDPNPNSPANSTAAQLYKENRREYEKRVKACVEQSFID